The following DNA comes from Kryptolebias marmoratus isolate JLee-2015 linkage group LG23, ASM164957v2, whole genome shotgun sequence.
AATCCGCCTGAAAGCACGTTTATTATTCACACCGCCTTCACAGGAAGTCCACCCTGAGCGTGTCCACCTCAGACAAACAGGCCGTTGTTACTGAACAAACTGTTGTCCTTCCTGACGCGTCTCGGTTTGATTGTCCTTCACAGGAGCGAAAACGGAGGAAGTAGCGCTGATGAACGGGCTGACGGTGAACCTGCACCTTCTGatggtaacaaaaacaaaccgaAGTCTTTAACGAAGCAGTCAGAAAGTTCGCTGACGTCACGACGTtcttctgcagctttccttctaCAGACCGACGTCGACTCGACACAAAATCCTTCTGGAGGACAAGGCCTTCCCCTCGGACCACGTAAGACCGCTTCGTCCAGATTTACACCTAAACTGGAGGTCATGTTCTCCTCACTTACTGttctttataaaacataacTTCAGATTAatgttgggaggaacggcccccctgatctgaacccgaacggtgttctgttgttggacttctgtgctcgtcatggattgtccataacgaacaccatgttcaaacataagggtgtccatatgtgctcttggcaccaggacaccctaggtcgcagttcaatgatcgNNNNNNNNNNNNNNNNNNNNNNNNNNNNNNNNNNNNNNNNNNNNNNNNNNNNNNNNNNNNNNNNNNNNNNNNNNNNNNNNNNNNNNNNNNNNNNNNNNNNNNNNNNNNNNNNNNNNNNNNNNNNNNNNNNNNNNNNNNNNNNNNNNNNNNNNNNNNNNNNNNNNNNNNNNNNNNNNNNNNNNNNNNNNNNNNNNNNNNNNNNNNNNNNNNNNNNNNNNNNNNNNNNNNNNNNNNNNNNNNNNNNNNNNNNNNNNNNNNNNNNNNNNNNNNNNNNNNNNNNNNNNNNNNNNNNNNNNNNNNNNNNNNNNNNNNNNNNNNNNNNNNNNNNNNNNNNNNNNNNNNNNNNNNNNNNNNNNNNNNNNNNNNNNNNNNNNNNNNNNNNNNNNNNNNNNNNNNNNNNNNNNNNNNNNNNNNNNNNNNNNNNNNNNNNNNNNNNNNNNNNNNNNNNNNNNNNNNNNNNNNNNNNNNNNNNNNNNNNNNNNNNNNNNNNNNNNNNNNNNNNNNNNNNNNNNNNNNNNNNNNNNNNNNNNNNNNNNNNNNNNNNNNNNNNNNNNNNNNNNNNNNNNNNNNNNNNNNNNNNNNNNNNNNNNNNNNNNNNNNNNNNNNNNNNNNNNNNNNNNNNNNNNNNNNNNNNNNNNNNNNNNNNNNNNNNNNNNNNNNNNNNNNNNNNNNNNNNNNNNNNNNNNNNNNNNNNNNNNNNNNNNNNNNNNNNNNNNNNNNNNNNNNNNNNNNNNNNNNNNNNNNNNNNNNNNNNNNNNNNNNNNNNNNNNNNNNNNNNNNNNNNNNNNNNNNNNNNNNNNNNNNNNNNNNNNNNNNNNNNNNNNNNNNNNNNNNNNNNNNNNNNNNNNNNNNNNNNNNNNNNNNNNNNNNNNNNNNNNNNNNNNNNNNNNNNNNNNNNNNNNNNNNNNNNNNNNNNNNNNNNNNNNNNNNNNNNNNNNNNNNNNNNNNNNNNNNNNNNNNNNNNNNNNNNNggtggatgagattcgtccggagttccttaaggctctggatgttgtagggttgtgttggttaacgcgactctgcaatatcgcgtggacatcggggacagttcctctggattggcagaccggggtggtggtccacttattcaaaaagggggaccggagggtgtgttccaactacagagggatcacactcttaagcctccctggtaaggtctattcaggggttctggagaggagggtccttgagggtgcatgggagttcgcccaaccagtctacatgtgttttgaggacttggagaaggcgttcgaccgtgagagggaagtctgggtctccctgcttaggctgctgcccccggcgacccgaccccggataggaggaagaagatggatgttCCTCCTGGAGGCTCAGAGGCTTAAATCTGCTCCAACAGATCCAacttcccttcttcttcttctctgtgtcCGCAGTACGCCGTCGAGTCTCAGATCCGCCTGCGAGGACTGGACCCTCAGCTCAGCATGCTGCTGCTGGCTCCCAGACCGGTACCGTCCAGAACAAAGATGGCTGCAGGCGAGTTTCTGCCTCAGACGGTgactctgcttcctgtctgtccaGGGAGAAGACACCCTGAGGACTGAGGACATCCTGGAGGTGATTCAGAAGGAGGGGGACAGCATCGCCGTGGTGATGTTCAGCGGTGTTCAATATTACACCGGCCAGCTGTTCGACATGCACGCCATCACCGAGGCAGGACACAAACAGGTGCTTTTACAGCTCCCGACCTTCAGACTCCCACAGAACACCATTCAGATCTCTCACATTCTCTCCGTTTGGCTCCCAGGGTTGTTTCGTCGGGTTCGACTGCGCCCACGCAGCGGGGAACGTGGAGCTGAAGCTGCACGACTGGGGCGTCGACTTCGCCTGCTGGTGCTCCTACAAGGTTCGCCAAAACGAGCGGGAAGCCGAAAATGAGCAGAACGTGAGACAGGAGAGACGTTTAATGACACCTCGTGTTTTTACAGTACCTGAACTCAGGAGCCGGTGGGATTGCTGGAGCGTTCGTTCACGAAAAACATAAAGACACCATCAAGCCAACGTAAGTGACACGAGTCCAAcagcagcatttattttataaaacattcagGGATGGAAATAAGAACAGGACAGGCTGAATTacaacaaaatctttgtttggtttcaaaTGGAGTTCACTCTgagactgaaaacaggaaactgaatgtaaacaagTCACAGAAGTGATTTAAAAGTGCAGGAAGAGTTTCTTTAAGCTGCGTTCAAGGCCGGAGAAAAGCTGGGACATCTGAGCCTCGCTGGGTCACAGGACAGGACGCGTTTCTGAGTTTCCtaaatttcaacaaacattttgtgactTAACAGCTGAGAGAAATGTTcctgcattttaaaatctggAGCGTGGAGAAAGTCCAGGCAGCACGTACCTTAGTGAAACATGAAACCCTGGGACGAGCTGCTTTTGTGCCTGTTtgataataaaacatgtctCCTCAGGCTGCTGGGATGGTGGGGTCACGACCTGAAGACGCGCTTCCAGATGACCAACAGTACGGAGCGTCTGtctgctgccatcttgtggtcAGGCTGAGTAGAGCGGCTCATCTCTGATTCTTTCCTGTTTCCAGTGCTGGACCTGCAGCCAGGAGTGAGCGGTTTCAGGCTGTCGAACCAGCCCATTCTTCTCGTCTGCTCCCTGCAGGCCAGCTTAGAGGTGAAACAACCCGACCTTCAGGGGATTTCTCTGCCTGCTTGTTTCTAACAGCTCGATTTTGAATCTCCTGCTCCAGGTGTTTAAGACGACCAGCATGCAGGCGCTGCGCAGGAAGTCCCTCCTCCTGACCGGCTACCTGGAGCACCTGATCCAACACTTCTACACCGAGGACCCGTCGCAGCCTGGCAGGCCGCACGTCCTCATCATCACGCCGTCAGACCCCCAGCAGAGAGGCTGCCAGCTGTCGCTCTCCTTCTCCGTCCCCATCCGGAGGGTCTacgaggagctgcagaggaggggCGTCGTGGTGAGTGTCTCACTTTGACGGGAGCCGGTGTCTCCAGGACAGAATGAGAGGATGACTCGTCGTTTCCTGTTGCTCAGTGTGACATGAGGGAGCCCAGCGTGCTGCGGGTCGCTCCGGTGCCGCTCTACAACTCCTTCAGAGACGTCCATCGGTTCGTGGAGGTGCTGGGAGAGGCGCTGGCCACGAGCAGCTGAAGGACGACAGGtggatgaaaacaaataaatgttggaaacagaaaacatcacgGATattcacttcttcttcttcagggtGTTGGCACAATGACTAATGCCTTaattataaaacagatttaaatatgTGGTAAGATGTTTCAGGGCAGCATTTCTGTCAgtaaacttcaaaataagatcTACGTCGAACTGAGTTGGAGCTGAACGTTCTTCACGGCGCTTGGAGGAAGGCTGTCATCTCACCGATTTATCTGCTGAAATATTAACAAACATGAGGTGTTTGGCTGAACTGATCAATCCGATAATCAAACTAAACTGCAAGTAAGACACTGAcagcagcaaacaggaaaactcAGCTTTCAGTCCAGTTTACTCCAGCAGTTCTGCTGATAGAGATGTGGGCATGCACTCAACGTCAACAAATCGACAGAAAGCCTGGTGGAAGCTCGAGTTAACTCGATTAACTCTGTGAAATCAGAcaggaggagaagctgctggTAAATTCACCACCTGGGTTTAACTAAGCAAACAGGTACGAGCCTCCTGCTGGATAATTACTGCACGGGTGATCATGTTTCAGCAACAAGTCATTTAACCCCAGCTGGTGcgatgagttgcttctcatgtGGAAAGACATCCTGCGGTCAAAGAAGGGTCAAAGCTttggcatcaagcagagaaaacatctaaggagactTCAGAAACCGCTAAAACTGGGCtaagaactgtccaacatgttcgagggagggagggagaaaaacaccctgaatgatcgtgatcggcgatcacttaaacgtttggtgaaatcaaatcaaagaaaaacaacaggagaACTCTGCGCTGCGTTTAACAGTGAAAGTCAGAGTATTTCCACACCCACAAtgcaaagggaactcaagggactgaacagctgtgtagcctgaagaaaaccactaatcagtgaggctaaatggaaaaaaggcttcaatttgctcaGGAGCATAGAGATTGggctctggagcaatggaagaaggtcatgtggtctgatgagtccagattgacCCTGTtccatcagggtaagaagagaggcaggtgaagtgtggCCTACTGTAccagcctgtgggggcagtgctatgatctggggtcagcaacagtatgtgctcaaagaaacaaggtcaaaggtcagctgactacctgaacaGTTATCACCCTCTCTACGACACTGTTAGGAGTCACAGCAGCACATTCAGTAGCAGAAATGCACCACTGAGCGCCACAGGAGGTTGTTCCTACCAGTGGCCATCAAACTCTGTAACTCTGCCCGAAACACGTGAACCTATTACACCGCTGctatttcttttaattctttagAATATTTCTTGAACGGCTGCAGCTGGATTAATTGCAATTCCCCCCCGGGGATCATTAAAGTATTCTGATTCTGACTATACGGAATGACCAGGTTATCCCATCAATGGATGGAATAACAGACacattccaagatgacaatgccaggattcatcaggGAGTGAGAGAGTCCAGCCCTGTGTCTTGGGGACgtgctggagaaggtcagactcCACCATCATCAATGCAGAGTCTCGGTGAAAAATAAacgcaacactggatggaaataaaccTGGTGACACTGCAGAAGCTTATGGAAACGCTGCCACAGGGAAGGTGTGTTggaatcaaagctaaaggtgtttttctggccaggcagtgtatcaGAACGAACCGATCCGACGTGTTTTTAGTctcttcggctgtttctgtaggtaaactcTGATATTTCTTTAGGGACCTGGAAGGATTTCTGAAACCTGCTGGGAATCAAACAGGTAAACTCACCTGAGACTGACGGCAGACACGTCTCTGAGCTCAGCACCTGAAGACTCAGGAGGACTGAGGAGACAGCTGAGACCTGCAGGAGGGACCTGGATGGAGACAAGAAGACGTctgtgaggacagaggacaggggACAGGAGCAGCATCTCTACAGGGACAGGAATCAGAACGAGTTCCTTTTTGTCTCGTTGAACGTTGCAGTAAAACCAGGCAGCGTTCGGATGGACACCCTCGAACCAGCTCCACctgagccccccccccccc
Coding sequences within:
- the kynu gene encoding kynureninase produces the protein MDAFLGLRPGDAVERVAATLGCSPASPQVARYLDQHDNLGHLRENFLVPKVSDLPPSDLAVADGGADCIYLSGNSLGLQPRKARSYLEEELDNWARKGVHSHTEGARPWAWAENTIEGLMADVVGAKTEEVALMNGLTVNLHLLMLSFYRPTSTRHKILLEDKAFPSDHYAVESQIRLRGLDPQLSMLLLAPRPGEDTLRTEDILEVIQKEGDSIAVVMFSGVQYYTGQLFDMHAITEAGHKQGCFVGFDCAHAAGNVELKLHDWGVDFACWCSYKYLNSGAGGIAGAFVHEKHKDTIKPTLLGWWGHDLKTRFQMTNMLDLQPGVSGFRLSNQPILLVCSLQASLEVFKTTSMQALRRKSLLLTGYLEHLIQHFYTEDPSQPGRPHVLIITPSDPQQRGCQLSLSFSVPIRRVYEELQRRGVVCDMREPSVLRVAPVPLYNSFRDVHRFVEVLGEALATSS